AGGGCCTGGCCTGGCGCTCGATGTGGGAAGTGGGCGGCGACATCGAAGCGGGCCGGCTGCAGACGGTGCTCGACGCGTACTCGGCGCCGGGCAACGACATCTACGCCGTCTTCGCGCAACGGCGCCATCTGCCCCTGCGCATCCGTACCTTCGTCGACTTCCTGCGGCGCAGCTATGCGCAGCCGGGGTACTGGGGCCAGGGCTGACCTGGGCCTGGCGTCTACACCCGGTGCGTGTCCGCCTGTGTCACACCCGACATGGACACGGACTCAGCGACACTGGCGCTGGGCTGGGCGCCACCGGTGGCGCTGTGCCCCTGGCGGCTGCTACCTCGTCACCGTTCAAGCTACGACCCGATGCCGAGCTCATGTCTCAAGTTGGTGACTGACCCCGCGGTGGGACACGAGCCCGACGGTGTCGCGTGCGGCGAGCGTGTGTCGGCAATGGCGTCGCGGCTCGATCACTACGCATGAGCTCGTGTCCCACTTTGGTGCCTGACCCCGTTGTGGGACACGAGGCCAGCCGTTGGCCGGTCGAATGCCGCGACAAGTCCGGCAGAGGCCGTGTCATGTCGGGGTGCAGCCGCATGGTGGACACAGGCTCGGCGGTAGCGTGAGTAGCCGGTTTTGTGGGCTGGCGCCCCGGATTGCGGGACGTACAGGCGAAAAAAAATCCCCGGAAACCGAGGATTTTTTATTTCGTTAGATCCAGCGTATTACAGAGGCTGAATGTTCGAAGCTTGCTTGCCTTTCGGACCAGCGGTCACTTCGAAAGATACGCGTTGGTTCTCTTGCAGAGATTTGAAGCCGGTGGTTTGGATCGCCGAGAAGTGAGCGAACAGATCTTCGCCGCCTTCGTCAGGGGTGATGAAGCCAAAACCCTTCGAATCATTGAACCATTTTACGATACCAGTTGCCATTACAATTCCTATTACAGTTAAATGAGCTTGCGCCCGTGATATCGTTTGAAGCAAGTATGCAATGGCAGACTAACTGCACTACTCTTGAATCTAAACGATCCCGCATTATACCGAATACGGCGCCAAAAGCACGTCACGAGTCACGGTTTCAGCACGTTTTTGCGAAAATAATTGCTACAGACGAGCTTTCGGGTGGTCTTGCGGCAAGAATTCTGTCCCCTTGTCACGAAACCGTCATGCGATTGACATGAAACGGTCATGAAAGACGGCAAAAAGCGCTGCAAGATTCCCGGAAGCTGCTGTTTCGCCCGGCATGTGTGTAACTATAGACAATAATCCAACGCAGTGTTTGACCTGCGTCAATCGTGCGCACGGATTGTGGCGCCCGTGGGATCGTCATTGGCCCACGCCAGGTAATGCCGCACCTGCGGTACGACGTCGCCAAACGCCGCCGTTGCCGCCATCGTCTCCCGCAGCAGCTGTTCCAGCCGGCGCGCTTCGTCACCCAGCGCCGCGAAGCCGAAGGAGCCGGCGGAGCCGGCCACGGCATGCAATGCTTCGTGCAGGGGCTCCAGCTGTGCCGGGGCCGGTGTGGTACCGGCCGCATCCAGCGCCGCCCCGATCGCCGCCAGCCGTTGCGGGATGCTGGCGCGGTATTTGTCGGCCAGCGCCTGCAGGTGCTGGCGGAACGCGGGATCGGCGGGCGTGGCCATTGGCTTACTTGGTGCCGAAGATGCGGTCGCCCGCGTCGCCCAGGCCCGGTACGATGTAGGCGTGCTCGTTCAGGTGCGAATCCAGCGACGCGCAATAGATCTT
This is a stretch of genomic DNA from Pseudoduganella chitinolytica. It encodes these proteins:
- a CDS encoding cold-shock protein, translated to MATGIVKWFNDSKGFGFITPDEGGEDLFAHFSAIQTTGFKSLQENQRVSFEVTAGPKGKQASNIQPL
- a CDS encoding Hpt domain-containing protein, with the protein product MATPADPAFRQHLQALADKYRASIPQRLAAIGAALDAAGTTPAPAQLEPLHEALHAVAGSAGSFGFAALGDEARRLEQLLRETMAATAAFGDVVPQVRHYLAWANDDPTGATIRAHD